One Chitinophagaceae bacterium genomic region harbors:
- a CDS encoding aldo/keto reductase gives MKNKSINRRDFIAKTVLASASTVVGQSLLSSYIPANIISTKSNIKNNKRKLGKLEVSSMGLGGLPVVGFYGGGVREQGFVNKLYAQAYENGITFFDTAEVYGPLTNETQIGEAVRSFRKNIVLATKFGFEVNPNHQSGRGRALNSRPENIRRAVEGSLKRLNTDYIDLYYQHRVDPNVPIEDVAGTIKDLMKEGKVLHWGLSEPGVKTIRRAHAEQPLAAIQNEYSIWTRDYETNVIPLCEELGIGFVPWCPMGYGFLAGSINENTKFGQGDFRAVLPRVKPENIKQNLKLLDYLKEWGLRKNKTAAQISLSWLLTQKPFIVPIPGTSSLDHLLENVNASSSVFSSEELIEFNFGLSKIEIAGAKNTQQIIDAMGVESALKTN, from the coding sequence ATGAAAAACAAGAGTATCAATCGTCGAGATTTTATTGCTAAGACAGTTTTAGCAAGTGCAAGTACTGTAGTTGGACAATCATTACTTTCAAGTTATATCCCAGCAAATATCATCAGTACAAAAAGTAATATAAAAAACAACAAACGTAAACTTGGAAAATTAGAAGTTTCATCCATGGGCTTAGGTGGATTACCAGTGGTTGGCTTTTATGGAGGTGGTGTTAGAGAACAGGGTTTTGTAAATAAACTTTACGCCCAAGCTTATGAAAATGGAATTACATTTTTTGATACAGCAGAAGTTTATGGTCCATTGACAAATGAAACTCAAATTGGCGAAGCTGTGAGGTCTTTCAGAAAAAATATTGTCCTTGCTACAAAATTTGGCTTTGAAGTGAATCCTAATCATCAAAGTGGCAGAGGAAGGGCGTTAAATAGTAGACCAGAAAATATTAGAAGAGCAGTAGAGGGATCTTTAAAAAGATTAAATACTGATTATATTGATTTGTATTATCAACACCGAGTTGACCCAAATGTGCCAATTGAAGATGTTGCAGGTACAATTAAAGATTTAATGAAAGAAGGCAAAGTGTTACATTGGGGTCTTTCTGAACCAGGAGTAAAGACAATCAGAAGAGCACACGCTGAACAGCCACTTGCAGCAATTCAAAATGAATATTCAATTTGGACAAGAGATTATGAAACAAATGTTATACCACTTTGTGAAGAATTAGGTATTGGATTTGTGCCTTGGTGTCCAATGGGCTACGGTTTTTTAGCTGGTTCAATAAATGAAAATACAAAATTTGGACAAGGAGATTTTCGTGCCGTTTTGCCAAGAGTAAAACCTGAAAACATAAAACAAAACTTAAAATTACTTGACTATTTAAAGGAATGGGGATTAAGAAAAAATAAAACTGCAGCACAAATTTCATTGTCTTGGTTACTTACACAGAAACCATTTATTGTACCTATACCAGGAACATCAAGTTTAGACCATTTGTTGGAAAATGTAAACGCAAGTAGTTCAGTTTTTTCATCAGAAGAATTAATTGAATTTAATTTTGGTTTATCAAAGATTGAAATTGCAGGAGCAAAAAATACCCAACAAATTATTGATGCAATGGGAGTAGAATCAGCTTTAAAAACTAATTAA